From Pseudomonadota bacterium, the proteins below share one genomic window:
- a CDS encoding glutamine--tRNA ligase/YqeY domain fusion protein, translated as MNKASGTVSAEPVAAPNFIRNIISNDLSSNKNNGRVMTRFPPEPNGYLHIGHAKSICLNFGLAGEYKGLCNLRFDDTNPAKEEVEYVDSIKEDVKWLGFDWENRLYYASDYFEKLYEYALNLIKKGKAYVCSLNAEEIRKYRGTLTEPGIESPYRSRSIEENTDLFERMKNGEFKNGSHVLRARIDMSSPNLNMRDPVLYRILHADHHRTGSKWSIYPMYDFAHGLSDSIEGVTHSICTLEFEDHRPLYDWILDTLDIFHPQQIEFARLNLNYTVLSKRKLLELVEGEFVSGWDDPRMPTISGLRRRGYTPDAIRNFCERIGVAKSNSIVDMALLEFCIREDLNKRAPRVMGVINPLKIVIDNYPEDLVEEFDAINNPEDSSMGTRKIPFSREIYIEKEDFREEPPKKFFRLSPGREVRLKQAYYITCVGIDKDENTGEITQLHCTYDPKTKGGYSDDGRKVKGTLHWVSAAHCVEAKVRLYDRLFVKENPADGKDGSNFKDFINPGSLEILKSCKVEPGLLKATPGSICQFERLGYFCVDSKESSKELLVFNRTVTLRDSWAKIEQKQK; from the coding sequence ATGAACAAAGCATCCGGTACGGTTTCGGCAGAACCTGTTGCCGCTCCGAATTTTATCCGAAATATTATTTCTAATGACCTTAGCTCCAATAAGAACAACGGCAGGGTTATGACAAGATTTCCACCTGAACCAAACGGCTATCTTCATATAGGGCATGCAAAATCAATCTGTTTAAATTTTGGTCTTGCCGGGGAATATAAAGGTCTTTGCAATCTTAGATTCGATGATACTAATCCTGCTAAAGAAGAGGTAGAATATGTGGATTCGATAAAAGAAGATGTAAAATGGCTGGGTTTTGACTGGGAAAACCGACTTTATTATGCATCGGATTATTTTGAAAAACTTTACGAATACGCACTAAATCTGATCAAAAAAGGCAAAGCCTATGTATGCAGCTTAAATGCGGAAGAAATAAGAAAATATCGTGGCACACTCACAGAGCCAGGCATCGAAAGCCCTTACAGAAGCCGTAGTATTGAAGAAAATACTGACTTGTTTGAAAGAATGAAAAATGGTGAATTTAAAAATGGATCGCATGTTCTTCGCGCCAGGATTGATATGTCGTCTCCTAATCTGAATATGCGTGATCCTGTGCTATACCGCATTTTACATGCCGATCATCACCGTACTGGCAGCAAGTGGAGTATTTATCCCATGTATGATTTTGCACATGGTCTTTCCGATTCTATTGAAGGCGTTACGCATTCGATATGCACCCTTGAATTTGAAGATCATCGCCCTCTTTATGACTGGATTCTTGATACACTGGATATCTTTCATCCGCAGCAGATCGAATTTGCCCGTCTTAACCTTAACTATACGGTATTGAGCAAAAGAAAACTTCTTGAACTTGTAGAAGGAGAATTTGTTTCCGGATGGGATGATCCGAGAATGCCTACAATCTCCGGTTTGAGAAGAAGAGGTTATACACCTGATGCTATCAGAAATTTTTGTGAGCGAATAGGGGTAGCAAAAAGCAACAGCATTGTCGATATGGCCCTGCTGGAATTTTGCATACGAGAAGATTTGAACAAACGTGCTCCTCGTGTTATGGGTGTAATAAATCCGTTAAAAATTGTTATTGATAACTATCCCGAAGATCTTGTAGAAGAATTTGATGCGATTAATAATCCGGAAGATTCTTCAATGGGTACCAGAAAGATTCCTTTTTCCCGTGAAATTTATATCGAGAAGGAAGATTTCAGGGAAGAACCGCCGAAAAAATTCTTTCGCCTTTCACCGGGGCGTGAGGTTCGCCTTAAGCAGGCATATTATATTACCTGTGTAGGTATTGACAAAGATGAAAACACAGGTGAAATAACACAGCTTCATTGCACTTACGATCCGAAAACAAAAGGCGGCTATTCGGATGATGGTAGAAAAGTCAAGGGTACATTGCACTGGGTTTCGGCTGCTCACTGCGTGGAAGCAAAAGTACGTTTGTATGACCGTCTGTTTGTGAAAGAAAATCCGGCTGATGGAAAAGACGGTAGTAATTTCAAAGATTTTATAAACCCAGGATCTCTTGAAATACTCAAATCGTGTAAAGTCGAACCCGGTCTTTTAAAGGCAACTCCGGGAAGTATCTGCCAGTTTGAAAGACTTGGTTATTTCTGTGTAGACAGCAAAGAATCATCAAAAGAGTTACTAGTATTTAACAGAACGGTCACACTTAGGGATTCATGGGCTAAAATTGAACAAAAACAAAAATAA
- a CDS encoding phage holin family protein yields MYQIIIKWLVLTAAIIVTSYLTRGIAVDGISTAFFAAAVLGILNVFLRPIALVLTLPINIVSLGLFTFVINAFMLILTSKLIPGFHVKGFFAAIIGSLFISFVSWIINLFAEEKVTIINKKTHVETRVKNNTDSEYIDLNDKGDGKWE; encoded by the coding sequence ATGTATCAGATTATAATTAAATGGTTAGTGCTTACCGCAGCAATAATAGTTACTTCTTATTTAACCAGAGGTATAGCTGTTGATGGTATTTCAACGGCTTTTTTTGCCGCTGCGGTTCTGGGAATCTTAAATGTTTTTTTAAGACCTATCGCTTTAGTATTAACACTTCCGATTAATATTGTAAGTTTAGGCTTATTCACTTTTGTTATAAACGCTTTTATGTTGATTTTAACATCAAAACTTATACCCGGCTTTCATGTTAAAGGGTTTTTTGCCGCAATAATCGGTTCATTGTTTATCAGTTTTGTCAGTTGGATTATTAATCTTTTTGCCGAAGAAAAAGTGACAATTATAAATAAAAAAACCCATGTAGAAACCAGGGTAAAAAATAATACGGACTCAGAATATATAGATTTAAACGACAAAGGTGACGGCAAATGGGAATAA
- a CDS encoding cold-shock protein: protein MATGIVKWFNDKKGFGFIEKEEGGDVFVHHSAITMSGFRTLAEGDRVSFDVEEGKQGPAAKNVEKI, encoded by the coding sequence TTGGCGACAGGTATTGTAAAATGGTTCAACGATAAAAAGGGGTTTGGTTTTATCGAAAAGGAAGAGGGCGGGGATGTTTTTGTTCATCATTCAGCGATTACAATGTCAGGTTTCAGAACTCTTGCTGAGGGTGACCGGGTTAGCTTTGATGTAGAAGAGGGCAAACAAGGTCCTGCAGCAAAGAACGTGGAAAAAATCTAA
- the rmuC gene encoding DNA recombination protein RmuC — MTDILLILVCLLGILSLILIILILKRKPEDIQIKLKNNFEELEKHVANIESIVKKEFFENRKEFFDNSKSAREEQGASLKDFGDSLSKRIAEIAGMQKNQLDTFSKQLLDMTRLNEEKLESMRLTMESRLSTMQEENSKKLELMRATVDEKLHNTLETRLGESFKQVSERLEQVYKGLGEMRSLATGVGDLKKVLTNVKTRGTWGEIQLGALLEQILSPEQYEANVATKKDSRERVEFAIKLPGQDPTGHHVVWMPIDAKFPLEDYQRLLDAQDAADKDLVERSLKNLEIRIKAEAKDIRDKYLCPPDTTDFALMFIPTEGLYAEIIRRPGLCDILQREYRIVVTGPTTLAALLNSLQMGFKTLAIEKRSSEIWQLLGAVKSEFRKFGDVLAKTKKKLDEASKTIESAETRTRAIERSLRSVQETPSPSSELPGCETNEGSIEVVSD; from the coding sequence ATGACCGATATACTGCTTATTCTGGTTTGCCTGCTTGGTATCTTATCTTTAATTCTTATTATTCTCATTTTAAAACGCAAGCCGGAAGATATACAAATAAAGCTTAAAAATAATTTTGAAGAACTTGAAAAACATGTGGCAAATATTGAAAGCATCGTAAAAAAAGAATTTTTCGAAAACCGTAAAGAATTTTTCGACAATTCTAAATCTGCCCGTGAAGAACAGGGCGCTTCATTGAAGGACTTTGGCGATTCACTATCAAAACGAATAGCCGAAATAGCAGGCATGCAGAAAAACCAGCTTGATACCTTTTCAAAACAACTTCTTGATATGACAAGATTAAACGAGGAAAAGCTTGAGTCTATGCGGCTTACAATGGAATCACGCTTAAGTACCATGCAGGAAGAAAACAGTAAAAAGCTTGAACTAATGCGAGCCACCGTTGACGAAAAACTTCATAATACTCTTGAAACACGCCTTGGAGAATCCTTCAAGCAGGTTAGCGAGCGCCTTGAACAGGTTTACAAAGGCCTTGGAGAAATGAGAAGTCTTGCAACCGGTGTTGGTGATTTAAAAAAGGTGCTCACAAATGTTAAAACCCGCGGAACCTGGGGAGAAATTCAGCTTGGCGCACTTCTCGAGCAAATTCTTTCACCCGAACAGTACGAAGCAAATGTTGCAACTAAAAAAGACAGCCGGGAAAGAGTGGAATTTGCCATAAAACTTCCAGGCCAAGACCCTACAGGACACCATGTTGTCTGGATGCCTATAGATGCAAAATTTCCGCTGGAAGATTATCAGCGTCTTCTTGATGCTCAGGATGCCGCCGATAAAGATCTTGTCGAAAGATCTCTTAAAAATCTTGAAATAAGAATAAAGGCCGAAGCAAAAGATATAAGAGATAAATATTTATGCCCTCCCGATACAACCGATTTCGCCCTTATGTTTATTCCTACAGAAGGCCTGTATGCTGAGATAATCCGGCGACCCGGGCTATGTGATATCTTACAGCGGGAGTATAGAATTGTGGTTACAGGGCCCACGACCCTTGCTGCTTTATTAAACAGTCTGCAGATGGGATTTAAAACTCTTGCGATTGAAAAACGTTCAAGTGAGATCTGGCAGCTTTTGGGAGCCGTTAAATCCGAGTTCAGAAAATTCGGTGATGTTCTGGCAAAAACCAAAAAGAAGCTTGATGAAGCTTCAAAAACCATTGAAAGCGCCGAAACAAGAACCCGCGCCATTGAGCGCAGCCTTAGGTCAGTACAGGAAACCCCTTCACCGTCTTCGGAATTGCCTGGATGCGAAACAAATGAAGGATCTATAGAAGTAGTAAGCGACTAA
- a CDS encoding Rieske 2Fe-2S domain-containing protein, with protein MDVKILKRSFFQRMLGRPVTSEPKDSTCWSYSGGKLTLDLNKAPELKQPGGAVRLEGKDLPVRILVFLGEDKKYHVFKNRCSHVGHRRLDPVPGTNTVQCCSVSKSTYDFSGNKIYGPAPHPVTQYTANVDGDKLTAAIS; from the coding sequence ATGGATGTCAAAATTTTGAAAAGAAGTTTCTTCCAACGTATGCTGGGCCGTCCTGTAACATCTGAGCCCAAAGACTCAACTTGCTGGAGCTATTCCGGCGGCAAACTTACTCTTGACTTAAATAAAGCTCCTGAGCTTAAACAACCTGGCGGTGCTGTGCGTCTGGAAGGAAAAGACCTTCCGGTACGAATACTTGTATTTCTTGGAGAAGACAAAAAATATCATGTTTTCAAGAACCGCTGCTCGCATGTAGGACACCGCCGCCTTGATCCTGTTCCTGGGACAAATACTGTTCAATGTTGCAGCGTAAGCAAGTCCACATATGATTTTAGCGGAAATAAAATTTATGGTCCTGCTCCTCATCCGGTAACACAATATACTGCCAATGTGGACGGAGATAAATTAACGGCAGCAATAAGCTGA
- a CDS encoding thioesterase family protein, whose amino-acid sequence MKDTLKPGIEYEFKFQISKSKLVPALYPESEEFQQMPEVFATGFLVGFLEWACIKALNPYLDWPAEQTVGTHFDLKHTAATPAGFEATAKVKLIEVDRRRLVFEVEAYDDIDMIAKGKHERFIINKEKFDSGIKEKIAKKSK is encoded by the coding sequence ATGAAAGATACACTGAAACCCGGAATTGAATACGAATTTAAATTCCAAATTTCAAAATCAAAGCTTGTCCCGGCTCTTTATCCTGAATCTGAAGAATTCCAGCAAATGCCGGAAGTATTTGCCACAGGATTTCTGGTTGGGTTTTTAGAGTGGGCATGTATTAAGGCCTTAAATCCTTATCTTGACTGGCCGGCTGAACAGACTGTGGGTACGCATTTTGATTTAAAGCATACTGCTGCAACTCCGGCAGGATTTGAAGCAACAGCGAAAGTAAAACTTATCGAGGTCGACAGACGACGCTTGGTTTTTGAAGTAGAGGCGTATGATGATATAGATATGATAGCAAAAGGAAAACATGAGAGATTTATAATCAACAAAGAAAAATTTGATTCCGGGATTAAAGAAAAAATTGCGAAAAAAAGCAAATGA
- a CDS encoding transglutaminase family protein: protein MEMYLRPTDIIDWQIPVILNHAKALSADTSSPIEIARICFEWVRDHIQHSGDYEANITTCLASEVMIEGTGWCFAKSHLLAALLRANSIPAGLCYQRLSRDDGNGFTLHGLNAVHLPELGWYRIDARGNKPGVDAQFCPPKEMLAFYPQADGEFDFYEIWPDPVPIVLDCLTRSNGWAQVFANLPDIAMIKKS, encoded by the coding sequence ATGGAGATGTACCTTAGACCGACTGATATAATTGATTGGCAGATACCGGTGATTCTTAACCATGCCAAGGCTCTTTCGGCGGACACTTCAAGTCCTATAGAAATCGCAAGGATTTGTTTTGAGTGGGTACGCGACCATATCCAGCATAGTGGTGATTACGAGGCTAATATCACTACTTGCCTGGCATCGGAGGTTATGATTGAAGGCACGGGATGGTGTTTTGCAAAAAGCCATCTTCTTGCCGCATTACTACGTGCCAACAGTATTCCTGCCGGTTTATGTTACCAACGCCTTAGCCGCGACGATGGTAACGGTTTTACTCTACACGGCTTGAATGCTGTGCACCTGCCTGAATTAGGTTGGTATAGAATTGATGCCAGAGGGAACAAACCCGGTGTTGATGCTCAATTCTGCCCGCCTAAGGAGATGTTGGCCTTTTATCCGCAAGCTGACGGGGAGTTTGATTTTTATGAGATCTGGCCAGATCCTGTCCCAATCGTTTTGGATTGTCTTACTCGGTCCAACGGATGGGCACAAGTTTTTGCAAATCTCCCGGATATTGCCATGATAAAAAAGTCATAG